The genomic segment AAAAAATTATCaacattattttgcaatatttgctATGTGCATAATTTgcataaaaacttattttaaagaagatattatgaaaaatacaaaattattgtCTGGCATCCTTAAGTTGCCATATGTATTCAAGGAGCCAGTTTCATaggttttaaaataacaacagaGAGATTCATGATCTAAATCTTTAAAGGTTTTGAATAAGTTTCacaaattattgttttgtaagtGTGTGCTGGTGTTGACTCAAATACTTCACTTCGTTCagaaaaatctgaattttgtaaTAAGATGGCGTCTGCATCATCTTCGCAGTTTTCGGTACCagaatttaacaaatttaaacataACAATTTCTAAAGCCCCTTTGAAATTGAATGAGAGTTGTATTGTTGCAATTACAGTGCTGTCGTGTCATTTGTCAAAAAAAATTCCAAACATCTTGATTCAATCTTCTAGACAGAAGATACTCAAATCCAGAAACTTCTAGTACATCCCGCAATTCCATCACACCATCAATTGTTATTCTTCAACTCTTAATAAACTTTAACCGGTTTGTAACATTAATGTATTTCTGAAAAACTTAACCGATTTTAAAAAGTGTCAGTCTTTTAAAAATGTGATTTGGTACTTCAACCCCTTGAATGCCCTATTATAATTTTTGACATTAGTAGTTGGAGAATTCAACAGATTAAATAGCGTATCAAATTTTTCTACTACTTCTGCAGTGGTACTTGCTTCTGAAGACAAAAAACCAAAACGAATACTTATATAGTGTAACAAGTTAATGCTTGTTGCTACTGTTGTACTTAATACCTGAGTAGCATATATTTcactttcatttttttaaattcatttttggaaATATGATAATCTGTAACTTTACAAGTGCTCGCAATGGACACTGTTCATTATGTTATACAATGCTTTAATATGGTCCCATGAAGTTTTTTTACCATCAAGTAAAAAATTACTTCCTAATAAATTATTCCTGCTCGATTTAACAAGTGAGGTGTATCAAACATGTAAATTACTTTTTGTTCATTTACATAAAAGAATGGTTTCTGAGGACTAACTCACAAgtaaactagataatttagaattATTGGAACGTAAATCACTTGTTACAACACACACTTTTATGCCACATTTTGTAAGTTTTTCTGTAGTATTAGATAaaatttctattaatttaatACCTACGTGATGTAGATAATATGATAGAGGTTGTTTTCAGTTACTATAAAGTACTCTTAGCATAAAAGTGGTCGCTTTATGAACAGGTTTCAAGCCTTTTCTGTCATCTCAAAGTCTTCTAAACCTATAATTTCATCTGCATccgaattataaaataaattagattttattgCAACTTCATCAAACCATAACAAACAAAATTTACTTTGCTCagagatattctttactttcaaCTGAATTTCAACAGGTTTCATTTTTATATGTTCAATATGCTTCACTAAAGTTCTGTAACTGGGCAAGCTAAAGGTTTTtgtcaatttatttttatattgtaatttAGGACCAGTGAAATACATGTCAAGACACTTTGTTTTAATTTCAGATAAATATCTCCGCCCTTTTGGTTTCTTTAGAGCTTGTGACCCTTgtacttttataaaattttctacttTTGTAGATGGATAAAATCTGAAAGTAGCTTCCTTATATTCTTTaagtgaaatatttggacaaactTCTTTTCTCATTGTTAACAGTTGATCTTCTAGTTCACAAACTTGAAGCTCTAAGACTCTAAGTGGTAGTTCTAATTTCTCAGATGTTTATTACTATTTCGAAAAATGAATATCCACTGTAATTCTTAGACTTGAAACtgttttaaatgtatattttaacTTCTAAGATCGAAAAAGTAGATCAACTGGCAAAAAAAGTCGAATGAGCTCAAACCATACTGCAAAATTGAAAACATATCCGTACATTGATCTAAAGAACCTGGTTGAAATCCACTGTACTAATACATGGCAAAATCGTTGGGAAAAATTAGGtgcaaaattaaatgtaatttgcccaaaaagAAATGATGTCCTGGAGAATCCTTcaaacagaagaaaccaagttATTATTAACCATctaagaattggccatactgccttaacacacaaataccAATCTACTTCAGCTGCTCTGATCCACTGACCGTTAAACatatcctgcttgattgtccgcaattcatggaagaaagaagattCTGCGGAATCACAGATGATAATCTCAaaacagttctcaccaaaaaaatctCAACAGTGTTAACCTATTGAAAAGACATTAAGGTATTCAATTCtgtttattgtaatatttattgtgtttgttatatccactaataaccctgcgcggttgatgtggttttgtgttcaaataaaaagaaatcttctAATATCTGAATACATAAATTCTAATTGTTCTTTTTCTCACCTTTCTGGATCCTTCGGAAAAGTAAACaaaatttcatttcatttcaaacatgtatttttacaatttttaacggCAAATATGTACCCATCACTTTTTCTCGACTTGTATTCATTTTACttctaaaatagtaaaaaaaaacgtACAATATAGACAAAATACGAGTATCATATactttgtatttgtttattagttatgtgaaaattaaaaataaaccatttatgaatgacatttgttttttatttctagtAAATTTCCACTCAATAAGTAAATTCCATTcagttgtttattgattttacatcCATTTGTATTTCCAATTTAAAAGCATGTCTTtacaattatattatttatagaaGAGCATCGTCCTATGAGAAATCAAATGAGGGGGGGGGGGTCTTATTGGTGCAATGGCGAAGGTAAAACCCCTCTAAACCTCGCCTAGGACCCAGAAAGTCCCGATTTAAAAATACAACTCTGATATAAAAGTCTACAGATAACATCATTACTTAACATGGCTTTAAAATTCAGACCTAACTTAAGTATgcatacatatattttatgaaattttactatATTAGTAATCAagtaaaacatatttataataatgTTAAATTAACTAACTTTCTTATAAATAAGCctataaaatataatacaaattcaatacagatacaaaacaaaaaacacatgtgaactacaaaaaatttttaatcattttttttttaaggaCAATACTCCTGCTTCTCCATTTTTCGCTTTTTTGTAATATTCTTTGCCTTTTCCTGAAATGCTTCCTCCGCCTTGCGCCTTATTCCTTGAATGTCTCTCATTTAAAATAAAAGGGTAAAAGTTTCATTGTCTAATTTCTCTATGAAATTTCTTAAGTCGCCCATTTGAAGTCTTCGTTTGTTTTCTTCCTGGATGACATTTGTCTGTTCCAGCTTCCCTCTGACAAACTCATTAATTTCCTCGTCATGCCTTAATTTGATAACTGAAGTTTTTCCCAAACACATTGCAGCATCATCTAAAACAGAGTTAGCACCCATGCGCTCCTCATACATTCTTACCAAGTGCACATGCGTACACAAGGTATTCCTCACCACATATTCGGCACTCTCACACTGTTATCGatgaataaaaattttacacactctacatatctccagtaaattttgttaattttttattatgggTTGTATGGTTGTTTTGTATGTCTGtatttttgtcttcatttataaatacTTGATTTTTAACATTCCATCTATTGCCTGcgattattctagcttgtatttcttagTTAGTGTTCAGTTTACCTGTGATTATTGCTTTGAGATACGTGAATATTTCGGCTATTTCGAATTCGTATGCTTTTCCTTCTACTTCTAGTTTTAACTTTTCTCCATTTCTGAACTTGCCATTTGTTCATTCGATacatttatttatgcatacccaATTTTCCTTTTTACTTTGACTAGCCTTTGTACTATCTTATGTACTTCTTTTTTTCCTTTTGTGAGCACAACCATATCGCCcgtcgaaatattctttccatctctccacGATTTCTGGTTCTCCGCTTAAACTATTTCCCGCTTTATTTTCACAGCCTACCAAAAATAGCTGAAAATGTGAAATTCCCATTGACCGCGCGAACAATGAAGTGAGAACGTACTCGGAAGGAACAGGATATACTCTACGCGCGGGCTGGCTACTACAATTGCAATCTCTTCTCTCTTTTCAGCTCTTCAAAATTTagctgtccattgtcggatgtttcttagCCACGATATTCTTTTCCTTCCTGTTCGTCTCTTTCTCCCGATCTTTCCTTTCACTATTAATTGAACATATCGGTacttatttctcagtatgtggaccaagtatgatgtttttctaactttcacTGTGTTGAAAAGTTCTcgttccttgcctattctatggagcacttcttcgtttgaggtatgcgatatCCATGGAATCTTGAGGATTCTCCGGTAGATCTATATTTCAAAAGCATCCAATTTacttacggttgatgttttaagagTCCATGTTTCAACTGCATAGAGGTGAGTCGACTAGatgtagcattttgataaacgtaatTTTGagtttcgagttttattcgagaattgCATAGGAGTCTtgattttttcgaaagattttcaaATGAGCGTAATATTCAATATTTGGTTCATACTCGAATGCTACACGAAGGAACTAATCAGATGTAAATACTCGATATACTTGTTGGCATTGTCCGTCATTTGCCCGTGTGTTAACAAAGAACCACCGCGCCTCTTTAGCTTGTACCTCTTGTGATTGTGATTCACACAATTGTTCCATGCTTACATTCACATCTGCATTATCTTGTTGGATTTGTTCACTGTTCATTGTACTCTTCTATTTAGCATGTTTTTAGGTGTATTCGTTCGACGGCCCAAATTATCACCTTGGCGTCTTGCTGGCATTGTTCACTACACATCACAGAAATAGATCAGTTTGATATACTTATTGATGAAAAACAGCATGCTGGTAAtgtttttgttcttttattattttaccgACCCTTCACAATCATAAAACACGAATATAAGTATTTCTTTGAATTTGAAATGATTCGAATACACGTCACTGCTACTATCGATCGATGCACAAACAATATCTAATAATGGCCGAAAACTCTGTAGGGAGTGAGTGTTGATAAAAGTAAAATAGTATCACTATTGAAAAATAGCGACTGGTAGCAGAAGGGTGAAAATTTAGGGTTTTATGAGTTATTTTGATGccaaatcgaaaaaaaaataaaaattttggaggGAGAAACTCTTATcatctatttattattattatatttttttatttctatttatttatattttttattgtaggAATAATTACTCCAGAAACGTTCAGTTTGTTCACGGCTCTAGACTATATTAATTTCAAAAGATGTACTTTGGAATTTTCTGCCAAAGCATTTGCAGCTGTAAAGAATATAAAAGCCATAGACATAAGGGAAAGTAAAGTCTCTATTTTTAAGGAGATTTTTGAAGACTGTGAAACATTGGAGTCTGTTCGTTTAAAAGATTTGAAAATACCAGATCAAGATTGTTTTTCTCCTCTAAAAAAGTTAAATATGTTGACAATAGAAGAGTGTCAGTTCGAAAACAGCAATAGTAATATTTTCAGAAATTTATTTTCGTTACAATATTTGATAATCGAACGGTGCGAATTGCCAATATTCGGTGATGTTCACCaggatttaaaaaatttggaaaTGCTTATTCTTATGCATAACAAAATTGGAGAACTAAATTGTGACGGAATATTTAATctactgaaattaaaagaaattgccATATTTAACAATGAAACTGTATCTGTTATAAACTACGAAGGGTTTCAAACTATGCCTTTGCTGGAAACCATACTTTTTGAAAACAATGTATACAAAACTTTAGATTTCCGTGCTTTTCCTAGTTTACAACTTGTTAAAATTGGTACATTAACTGATGTACCAACACCAGCAGATGTTGAGCTTTTCAAAAAGTTTGATGATATGAATATAACATACCAGTTTACCTTTTGTGGTAAGATCGAAGTTGATATGAGTAAAGTTATGATTTGTGCATAAAGATCTCTTTATTTTCCACACTATTAACTCTATTAAATACTAAGATTAATTAGAGCTTCATTTGACATCTTTTGCACTTTTTTACTAACTCTAGAATTATTGTATGATTATATGTGTGGAATTCTGAAGGTTTTATTACAATGTTTGTCACtctattctttgtcgtaaatcccAATTTCTTTTTTATGCCTAATATTGACAGttccatattattttttaagttactattaattttaaatcaccatttttttttataaaaggcatatatcaGTACCATGTGTTATCACAGCTTCCTCACCATACATATACAGTCTTTATTTAACTGGTTATAATTTACCTTCTTGATATGAAACCTTTATTGACACGGTTTGGAAGCAATTTACTAATTTGCCATACCGACTttataacaatataactacctccgaaagttgagagtcaatgtagaacaataaaactcacaactttctttaggagccaattgttaggcctcgtttagttcaaaatccacaaggaaaataattcctgcagctggctgtataccacgtatcacaaaaagaggttaatctttgtatatgggtatattttataaaaacccttaaaagggctacattaaaaacacgaacgttttcggaacaacagttccatcatcaggttaaaatacaggttaccatgcctgagccaccaaaatatttgggtaaaaacactttaaaatatattatgttaccaaagatagtacatgatgttgataatattatttgatgtttaatattttaattaaattttacttcaggtaacatacacccatgctttaagtgagttccagtgtccggagagtaaacctcttcaaacggacttcagctggtaactacCAACTGAGTTACAAGGGAAtacttgattaaaaaaaaattaataaatttcttGGCATGATATTTTTCCAAGAGCGTAATTAATTTTCAGGTTGCTTACTGTTATACTCTTGATATACAGCTTCTGCTTTTTTATTTATGTGTCGTACGATGATATCAACTATTTCAATAGATATGATTTTCTTGATCGTATCCGTTATTGATAACATTTCTATACTTGTGTGAGTTCCAGTCCTTTGCCTGACTACCTGACAATGTTCCTTAAAGGAGTTTGATGATTGTTTACTCCAAAAAGTTTTATCTTTCGCCAAATACGTTCTACTTATTTACCTGACTTGAGacttaaaagacaaaaaagttatgaatAAAAATGTCCAATACCCCTCATAAACTAACCGGTTATGacttcaatttaaaaaattattacgtCAAACTATTGGGTACATTCCACTAAATAAATGTACAGAACAGTTTCAAAAATATAGCGTAAAGTTGAACAACAAAGCAATCATGAGCCTATTTGCCGATTAACTCATTTTTGGAGATCCGCTGATACAAATCTTTCCTTTTCCTTTAACCGGATGGCTTATTCAGTGCTCTCGATCTGCTCGTCGAGGGCTCCTCCACGAGAGAGCATTCTACCAGTAGTCACACTGACAGTGAAGGAGGAAATACATCAATACAATAGGACATCAAAATGGAAGAAAATCCAGAGATTTTAAAATTTACAACACTGAAGCGTATATAATTAATTTGTATTACTATATGCACAAATCAGTTAAACCTTTTACGTAGAATATTTGACTTAAGTCTCTTTATTACTAAAGTGCTTCCAACATATGCTTGaatattataaattgttaatataataaaaaaatgttataattaCATAAGGGTACAAaacatgtaaaataaaatatttgaaaaacaactCATAttgttaaacttttatttttaatatatatcaaATAGTTTTATACAAAGTAATGTTAGTATTTTgcagcttatttatttttatatatttatatacctaCTCGTATTAATGTAATCTAGTCACTTTAATAACTGTTATAATTGGAAACAATAAACGTTTTGCGAGCTGTTGttgtttttttgtaattttcttaattatttaacatataaaaaCGGAAAATATCCCAACTAACCGGGATCTATTCCAAGGAGATCCGTTGAATCGATTACCGTTCTGTCTAGCGATTGAACCCTCTATAACAGCTACAGTCTCAGCATTAAAATTAGTAACATAGTGGTAGCTTAATCGCCCGTGATAGACGGATGAATTGAAATTAATGACTACTACCCGAAACCATAATTATAGATCATatcattctgactttacaaccCTGACATATAGATCAGATACCTACTTAAAAACTATAAATAGTGTCTCAAATGACATCAATATGCAATTCTGACTAGAGAAATACTGTATTCTAAATAGGGTCAAGTGATGCAAAAAGCCGAAATTTCTGTCAAAAACAAGACATTCAATTTTTCctaatgcaaaaaaaacaataacctTATAAAACATACGTTACAAATTACTTCCACATATATACAATTGAAATATGTattgaataataaataaacgTAAACACAAACATGAGGAAAAAACTATCGCATCAGGCTGTGAATtttgcttaaaaaaaacttttaaattgtaTATACGAACTTTTCCTGTTGCGCTGCTGTACGAGATCCTAAAGACTTGGTAAGTATCGGATTTCTAAAATAGCACAGGCGGCTTTGATATTCCGTAACAAGTTTAGTCTATCTTAACTCGTTGGCAAGCTAGCACGTCGTAAATAACAGGTGCAAAAACGAGACACTACCAAGTTTAAAAACGAGACACGTGCCAGTTAAAAAACAAGACGGAGTTTTTATACCTTTAAAGAATAATGCCTAAGGTTTACGTTCCCAAAAAGCGCCCCTACGACAAAAAGGAGATGGAAACAGCCCTAAAGCTCATAGAGGATAGTACTTTATCTCTTAGAAGTGCAGCTACACAGTTTAAAATTGACAAATCTGCTCTTTCGAGAAGACGTACTCGTGTACTTGGTAAATAGGGAAGAAAAACTTctctaaccaaagaaattgaaaaaGACTTAAGTGATATTCCTGCTCTCACTAAA from the Diabrotica undecimpunctata isolate CICGRU chromosome 1, icDiaUnde3, whole genome shotgun sequence genome contains:
- the LOC140452526 gene encoding uncharacterized protein codes for the protein MENLKPSMYCGASSHHIHCENFEFKTGEKLLVFGRDEVDNKTTWLDLNNCTGIITPETFSLFTALDYINFKRCTLEFSAKAFAAVKNIKAIDIRESKVSIFKEIFEDCETLESVRLKDLKIPDQDCFSPLKKLNMLTIEECQFENSNSNIFRNLFSLQYLIIERCELPIFGDVHQDLKNLEMLILMHNKIGELNCDGIFNLLKLKEIAIFNNETVSVINYEGFQTMPLLETILFENNVYKTLDFRAFPSLQLVKIGTLTDVPTPADVELFKKFDDMNITYQFTFCGKIEVDMSKVMICA